One window of the Bos mutus isolate GX-2022 chromosome X, NWIPB_WYAK_1.1, whole genome shotgun sequence genome contains the following:
- the PLAC1 gene encoding placenta-specific protein 1, whose product MKVFELIRELIILTSVFSACSGQNPVTVLCSTDWFMVTVHPFMLNNEVYVHFHELHLGLGCPANHVQPHAYQFTYRVTECGIRAKAVSQDMVLYSSEIYYISKHTSSKYVIPVSCTAPLCSPWLTTSCSRNLAPNGGVTTRNGETCYEVFTLSQSSQRPNCYCLSCVYNERGQSRAPRH is encoded by the coding sequence ATGAAAGTTTTCGAGCTGATAAGAGAGCTGATCATCCTCACCTCTGTGTTTTCAGCCTGTTCCGGACAAAATCCAGTGACTGTACTGTGCTCCACAGACTGGTTCATGGTCACGGTACACCCCTTCATGTTGAACAACGAAGTGTATGTCCACTTCCATGAGTTACACTTGGGCCTGGGTTGCCCTGCCAACCATGTTCAGCCACATGCCTACCAATTCACCTACCGTGTGACAGAATGTGGTATCAGGGCCAAGGCTGTCTCTCAGGACATGGTTCTCTACAGCTCCGAGATATACTACATTTCCAAGCATACCTCATCTAAGTATGTGATTCCAGTGTCATGTACTGCCCCGCTATGTTCCCCATGGCTCACGACGTCCTGCTCCAGGAACTTAGCCCCCAACGGAGGGGTCACAACCCGGAATGGCGAGACATGCTATGAAGTGTTCACCTTGTCACAGTCCAGCCAAAGGCCCAACTGCTATTGTCTGTCTTGTGTCTACAATGAAAGAGGGCAGAGTCGAGCCCCACGTCACTAA